In Curtobacterium sp. MCPF17_002, one genomic interval encodes:
- a CDS encoding GNAT family protein, which translates to MEPVTLRTDRLVLSVPEPTDSDDVVAYANDPDVIAYTPVPVPYGHAEAKHWISEVVRPGWTAGTRYEFGVRRADDLRLLGTVGLFGFVDGAAEIGYAMHPDGRGNGFMTEAARAVLDWAFAPEPHGLGFARVQWRAIATNTPSAAIAERLGLRYEGRLRSGVFHRGERHDQLIAAVLRDDDRSAPTVWPTA; encoded by the coding sequence ATGGAACCCGTCACGCTCCGCACCGATCGGCTCGTGCTCTCCGTCCCGGAGCCCACGGACTCCGACGACGTCGTGGCCTACGCGAACGACCCGGACGTCATCGCGTACACACCCGTACCGGTGCCGTACGGCCATGCCGAGGCGAAGCACTGGATCTCCGAGGTCGTCCGGCCCGGGTGGACAGCCGGCACACGCTACGAGTTCGGGGTCCGTCGCGCCGATGACCTCCGGCTGCTCGGCACCGTCGGCCTGTTCGGCTTCGTCGACGGCGCAGCCGAGATCGGCTACGCGATGCACCCGGACGGCCGCGGGAACGGGTTCATGACGGAGGCGGCGCGGGCTGTCCTCGACTGGGCCTTCGCGCCGGAGCCGCACGGGCTCGGGTTCGCGCGGGTGCAGTGGCGGGCGATCGCGACGAACACGCCGTCCGCGGCGATCGCCGAGCGGCTCGGCCTCCGGTACGAGGGCCGGCTCCGCTCCGGGGTGTTCCACCGCGGCGAGCGCCACGACCAGCTCATCGCCGCGGTGCTCCGTGACGACGACCGATCGGCGCCGACGGTCTGGCCGACCGCGTGA
- a CDS encoding SRPBCC family protein: protein MTVSFRVVTELDAPPERAFALSLDIGAHERSMAASSERAVAGTTSGTIGLGETVTWRARHFGVVWQMTSRITALEAPHQFIDEQVRGPFARFHHVHRFEPSARGTRMVDDIEFRAPLGPLGLVAEQVALARYLPRLIAARNASLAAELRASAGD, encoded by the coding sequence GTGACGGTGTCGTTCCGCGTCGTCACCGAGCTCGACGCGCCGCCGGAGCGCGCGTTCGCGCTGTCCCTCGACATCGGTGCGCACGAACGGTCGATGGCGGCGAGCAGCGAACGTGCCGTGGCCGGCACCACTTCCGGCACGATCGGGTTGGGTGAGACCGTCACCTGGCGCGCGCGGCACTTCGGGGTCGTCTGGCAGATGACGAGCCGGATCACCGCCCTGGAGGCTCCCCACCAGTTCATCGACGAACAGGTCCGTGGTCCGTTCGCCCGGTTCCACCACGTCCATCGCTTCGAGCCGTCGGCTCGCGGCACCCGGATGGTCGACGACATCGAGTTCCGAGCGCCGCTCGGCCCGCTGGGACTGGTGGCCGAGCAGGTCGCGCTGGCGCGCTACCTGCCGCGCCTCATCGCTGCCCGTAATGCGTCACTCGCCGCTGAACTCCGCGCCTCGGCCGGGGACTGA
- a CDS encoding SIS domain-containing protein produces the protein MSTAGPDVRARIDSVWEQLSPAERRVAAMVRHDPELLLVGTSAELAAESGTSKATVSRLVRSLGFQDAAEVRQNLMSARGSGLPWAAEDAAHVDQRAVESRNLDAAFASLARADRPRLARRIVRARRVLVVGERGAYPIALQLRAQLAQVRPDVRIGPAPGQRLGEEVADLDRRDLVVIVTVRRHASGVGRLVGHCVGTGADVVVLGDPTAAVIAAPAATAILCPVDSPSAFDSMAALFAVVAAIANDVYEASGPSGRTRVDAVANAYDALGELTAP, from the coding sequence ATGAGCACCGCCGGACCCGACGTCCGCGCCCGCATCGACTCCGTCTGGGAGCAGCTCTCGCCGGCCGAACGACGCGTCGCCGCGATGGTGCGCCACGATCCGGAGCTCCTGCTCGTCGGCACCTCGGCCGAGCTCGCCGCCGAGTCGGGCACGTCGAAGGCCACGGTCTCGCGGCTCGTCCGGTCGCTCGGGTTCCAGGACGCCGCCGAGGTCCGGCAGAACCTCATGTCCGCGCGGGGTTCCGGTCTGCCCTGGGCTGCGGAGGACGCCGCCCACGTCGACCAGCGCGCCGTCGAGTCGCGGAACCTCGACGCGGCGTTCGCCTCGCTCGCCCGCGCGGACCGCCCCCGGCTCGCGCGTCGCATCGTCCGGGCCCGACGCGTCCTCGTGGTCGGCGAGCGCGGCGCCTACCCGATCGCCCTGCAGCTCCGCGCCCAGCTCGCTCAGGTCCGTCCGGACGTCCGGATCGGCCCGGCTCCCGGGCAGCGCCTCGGGGAAGAGGTCGCCGACCTCGACCGTCGTGACCTCGTCGTCATCGTCACGGTGCGACGGCACGCGTCCGGGGTCGGGCGCCTCGTCGGGCACTGCGTTGGCACCGGGGCAGACGTCGTCGTGCTCGGCGACCCCACCGCCGCGGTCATCGCGGCCCCTGCCGCCACCGCGATCCTCTGCCCGGTGGACTCCCCGTCGGCGTTCGACTCGATGGCGGCGCTGTTCGCGGTCGTCGCCGCGATCGCCAACGACGTGTACGAGGCGTCCGGACCGAGCGGGCGGACGCGGGTCGACGCCGTGGCGAACGCCTACGACGCGCTCGGCGAGCTCACGGCCCCGTGA
- a CDS encoding allantoate amidohydrolase, which produces MSDTPVLTATDLGAVDAGLVARWCDELALVTEETGRITRVYLSPEHARVNTLVAGWMEDAGLRTWQDAAGNLHGRVDGAAPDAAVLLLGSHLDTVVDAGRYDGIVGVLMAIRTVARLTADGPLPVALEVIAFSDEEGTRFGKALLGSSAVAGVWDEAWWDLRDGAGVTLRDAFTDFGLEPDRVAEAAVDPSAVVGYLEAHIEQGPYLEQAGQALGVVTSIASARRFTVEAVGEARHAGGTPYERRHDALLAAAEAALAVERICRATQHVGTVGTMTVEPGAVNVVPGLARFSVDLRGEFDEGRDRVWDELTKAFTLIGERRGVSVTPTEVHRAPAVFCAPRLMDAVRAGIESTGESQPMELFSRAGHDAMSLGLVTDVAMLFLRNPDGISHHPDEFVSTEDIALGLDALAVAVERAARA; this is translated from the coding sequence GTGAGCGACACCCCGGTGCTCACCGCCACCGACCTGGGCGCCGTCGACGCCGGGCTCGTCGCACGCTGGTGCGACGAACTCGCCCTGGTCACCGAGGAGACCGGCCGCATCACCCGCGTCTACCTGTCGCCCGAGCACGCCCGGGTCAACACCCTCGTCGCGGGCTGGATGGAGGACGCCGGGCTCCGCACCTGGCAGGACGCCGCCGGCAACCTGCACGGCCGGGTCGACGGTGCCGCACCGGACGCCGCCGTGCTGCTCCTCGGCTCGCACCTCGACACCGTGGTCGACGCCGGTCGGTACGACGGGATCGTCGGGGTCCTCATGGCGATCCGCACCGTCGCCCGGCTCACCGCCGACGGCCCGCTGCCCGTCGCGCTCGAGGTCATCGCCTTCTCCGACGAAGAGGGCACCCGGTTCGGCAAGGCGCTGCTGGGGTCCTCCGCGGTCGCCGGGGTGTGGGACGAAGCGTGGTGGGACCTGCGGGACGGTGCGGGCGTCACCCTCCGCGACGCGTTCACGGACTTCGGGCTCGAGCCCGATCGCGTCGCCGAGGCCGCCGTGGACCCCTCGGCCGTCGTCGGCTACCTCGAGGCGCACATCGAGCAGGGGCCGTACCTCGAACAAGCCGGTCAGGCGCTCGGCGTCGTCACGAGCATCGCCAGCGCACGGCGGTTCACCGTCGAGGCCGTCGGCGAAGCCCGGCACGCCGGCGGCACCCCGTACGAGCGTCGGCACGACGCGCTGCTCGCCGCTGCCGAGGCCGCTCTCGCCGTCGAGCGGATCTGCCGGGCGACGCAGCACGTCGGGACCGTGGGCACCATGACCGTCGAACCCGGGGCGGTCAACGTCGTGCCGGGACTGGCACGGTTCTCCGTCGACCTCCGCGGTGAGTTCGACGAAGGACGCGACCGGGTCTGGGACGAGCTCACGAAGGCGTTCACGCTCATCGGGGAACGCCGCGGGGTCAGCGTGACGCCGACCGAGGTGCACCGGGCGCCCGCCGTGTTCTGCGCGCCGCGGCTCATGGACGCCGTCCGGGCCGGGATCGAGTCGACGGGGGAGTCCCAGCCGATGGAGTTGTTCTCCCGCGCCGGGCACGACGCCATGTCCCTCGGGCTCGTGACCGACGTCGCGATGCTCTTCCTGCGGAACCCGGACGGCATCAGTCACCACCCGGACGAGTTCGTGTCGACCGAGGACATCGCCCTCGGACTCGACGCACTCGCCGTCGCCGTCGAACGGGCGGCCCGCGCATGA
- a CDS encoding alanine--glyoxylate aminotransferase family protein, translating to MLPVNPPARLLMGPGPITADPRVLRALSTPLVGQYDPWMTTTMNETQDLYRRLFGTVNDATVLVDGTSRAGIEAALVSLLAPGDRVLVPVFGRFGHLLAEIAGRAGAEVHTIETAWGQVFTPSAIEEAVARVRPKVLAIVQGDTSTTMNQPLDELGAICERHGVLFYTDATATIGGNPLEVDAWGIDAVSAGLQKCLGGPSGSAPLTLSPKAVSVLDGRRSVEAGIREPGDEVSDDPIRSNYLDLAMILDYWGPRRLNHHTEAASMLYAANECARILLEEGRAAVIARHETAGRAMLAGVQALGLGVFGDLGHKMHNVVAVEIPSDVVGDEVRAAMLDDHGIEIGTSFGPLHGKVWRIGTMGYNARKDTVVTTLAALEHALRRAGHAVPHGGGVDAALDVYAALGVHAGTPADVTAAGVPA from the coding sequence ATGCTCCCAGTGAACCCGCCCGCTCGTCTCCTCATGGGACCGGGCCCGATCACCGCCGACCCGCGCGTGCTCCGGGCCCTCTCGACCCCGCTCGTCGGGCAGTACGACCCGTGGATGACCACCACGATGAACGAGACACAGGATCTCTACCGACGGTTGTTCGGCACCGTCAACGACGCCACCGTGCTCGTCGACGGCACGTCGCGCGCGGGCATCGAGGCGGCGCTCGTCTCCCTGCTCGCCCCGGGCGACCGCGTGCTCGTCCCGGTGTTCGGCCGCTTCGGCCACCTCCTCGCCGAGATCGCCGGACGTGCCGGTGCCGAGGTCCACACCATCGAGACGGCATGGGGACAGGTGTTCACGCCGTCCGCGATCGAAGAAGCCGTCGCCCGCGTCCGGCCGAAGGTCCTCGCGATCGTCCAGGGCGACACCTCGACCACGATGAACCAGCCGCTCGACGAGCTCGGGGCCATCTGCGAGCGGCACGGCGTCCTGTTCTACACCGATGCGACCGCCACCATCGGCGGCAACCCCCTCGAGGTGGACGCGTGGGGGATCGACGCCGTCAGCGCCGGCCTGCAGAAGTGCCTCGGCGGACCGTCCGGCAGTGCGCCCCTCACCCTCTCGCCGAAGGCCGTGTCCGTGCTCGACGGCCGTCGCAGCGTCGAGGCGGGAATCCGCGAGCCCGGCGACGAGGTCTCCGACGACCCGATCCGGTCGAACTACCTCGACCTCGCGATGATCCTCGACTACTGGGGTCCGCGACGGCTCAACCACCACACCGAGGCCGCCTCGATGCTCTACGCGGCGAACGAGTGCGCCCGCATCCTGCTCGAGGAAGGCCGTGCCGCGGTCATCGCCCGGCACGAGACCGCCGGGCGCGCGATGCTCGCCGGTGTGCAGGCGCTCGGACTCGGCGTCTTCGGCGACCTCGGGCACAAGATGCACAACGTCGTCGCGGTCGAGATCCCGTCCGACGTCGTCGGCGACGAGGTCCGCGCCGCGATGCTCGACGACCACGGCATCGAGATCGGCACGTCGTTCGGACCCCTGCACGGCAAGGTGTGGCGCATCGGCACGATGGGCTACAACGCCCGGAAGGACACCGTCGTGACGACGCTCGCCGCGCTCGAGCACGCCCTTCGCCGGGCCGGACACGCGGTGCCGCACGGCGGGGGCGTCGACGCGGCGCTCGACGTCTACGCGGCGCTCGGCGTCCACGCCGGTACCCCGGCCGACGTCACGGCCGCCGGGGTCCCCGCGTGA
- the allB gene encoding allantoinase AllB yields MTGLQADLVLRARRTWVDGAFRPAAIVVRDGRVDAVLAFDAAVDAQDDRSVPDGHVLLPGLVDTHVHVNEPGRTEWEGFASATRAAALGGVTTIIDMPLNSIPATTTVDALAVKRASARGRVAVDVGFWGGAVPASLGSLDALHDAGVFGFKCFTAPSGVDEFPHLDAEQLAAAIAEVAHIDALLIVHAEDPDHLVAHDALGERYADFLATRPVEAERSAIARVIDGARATGARVHVLHLSDAGALPMIRAAKDDGVRITVETCPHYLAFEAGAIPDGATEYKCCPPIRDDANRDALWQGLLDGTIDMVVSDHSPSTADLKVDDWGLAWGGIAGLQVGFRAVWTEAARRGIPLERLLPLFTTGPAALAGFTDRGVIAPGALAHFAVFDPVATAVIDVAGLAHRNPVSAFAGLQARGRVTETWLRGRRIASAQSGVTAVDGQLVPRPVPEPLPVSVPLPVSVAAETHL; encoded by the coding sequence ATGACCGGCCTCCAGGCCGACCTCGTCCTCCGCGCACGGCGCACCTGGGTCGACGGTGCCTTCCGCCCGGCCGCGATCGTCGTCCGTGACGGGCGCGTCGACGCGGTCCTCGCGTTCGACGCGGCCGTCGACGCGCAGGACGACCGGAGCGTGCCGGACGGCCACGTCCTGCTCCCCGGTCTCGTCGACACCCACGTGCACGTCAACGAGCCGGGCCGCACCGAGTGGGAGGGATTCGCCTCCGCCACCCGCGCCGCGGCGCTCGGCGGGGTGACGACCATCATCGACATGCCGCTCAACTCGATCCCGGCGACGACCACCGTGGACGCGCTCGCGGTGAAGCGCGCCAGCGCCCGGGGCCGGGTCGCGGTCGACGTCGGGTTCTGGGGCGGCGCCGTCCCGGCCAGCCTCGGGTCGCTCGACGCGTTGCACGACGCGGGCGTCTTCGGCTTCAAGTGCTTCACCGCGCCGTCCGGCGTCGACGAGTTCCCGCACCTCGACGCCGAGCAGCTGGCCGCCGCGATCGCGGAGGTCGCGCACATCGACGCGCTCCTCATCGTCCACGCCGAGGACCCCGACCACCTGGTCGCGCACGACGCCCTCGGCGAGCGCTACGCGGACTTCCTCGCCACCCGTCCCGTCGAAGCCGAGCGGTCCGCGATCGCCCGCGTGATCGACGGGGCGCGCGCGACCGGGGCCCGCGTGCACGTGCTGCACCTGTCCGACGCCGGCGCGCTGCCGATGATCCGTGCCGCGAAGGACGACGGCGTGCGGATCACGGTCGAGACCTGCCCGCACTACCTCGCGTTCGAGGCCGGTGCGATCCCGGACGGCGCCACGGAGTACAAGTGCTGCCCGCCGATCCGCGACGACGCCAACCGGGACGCACTCTGGCAGGGACTCCTCGACGGGACGATCGACATGGTCGTGTCGGACCACTCGCCGTCGACCGCTGACCTCAAGGTCGACGACTGGGGGCTCGCGTGGGGCGGGATCGCGGGGCTGCAGGTCGGCTTCCGTGCCGTGTGGACCGAGGCGGCTCGCCGCGGCATCCCGCTCGAGCGCCTGCTGCCGCTGTTCACGACCGGTCCGGCGGCGCTCGCCGGTTTCACCGACCGCGGCGTCATCGCACCGGGTGCGCTCGCGCACTTCGCCGTCTTCGACCCGGTGGCCACCGCGGTCATCGACGTGGCCGGTCTCGCGCACCGCAACCCGGTCTCCGCGTTCGCCGGACTGCAGGCCCGGGGCCGCGTCACCGAGACCTGGCTCCGGGGGCGGCGCATCGCCTCCGCGCAGTCCGGGGTCACGGCCGTCGACGGGCAACTCGTCCCGCGGCCGGTGCCCGAGCCACTGCCGGTGTCCGTGCCGCTGCCGGTGTCCGTGGCCGCCGAAACACACCTGTAA